The following proteins come from a genomic window of Pocillopora verrucosa isolate sample1 chromosome 6, ASM3666991v2, whole genome shotgun sequence:
- the LOC131777572 gene encoding uncharacterized protein, which produces MSTLRDIDKIENIVEMANTMVSLKIPSEGLKTLDEMKAKVKETLQSSEKKSSWTAKEAFSVLTEAKKEDERKRATLLGFYERTDDCLQSMDGKVHALLEQNIKNLKEKIASHKRNLLKKEYIVLVAGEASSGKSTLLNLILGEQLLPHSVLSTTSAICELRYGDTPELVVHFKDKGSGDTSRTVHLEKPTEASEQSYLDQISQFVHRKTNREKGSDYEKIELFWPHDLLKENIVIVDSPGIGESPIMDDIVKEYLPEAFAFIYVINSDNAGGIQPDRLGKLIEHARRVSLDEQRESSSNCALFVCNKWDHMPSKETEDVKNHIVTKLKECWPFLDPESQIIYMSAKEAIEAQNLGVVTKEFSELMNGIKSMVLKSIEARLQIQWRWLDYLLARMALHTTAFVRNSSEDRKKVIDRMKFVTDRLQSIEREQDTVGKQLQLHLKKITDEAVSALSTYLKSSEVMQQFSSWTLDEVPKTKESWEITQNYIQNALRRRLREKIKEWEEKNHVFSDACASLIQKFQERFRYVEGQLRTLEGSVLAGGVTRSTSGPSVSNDFSVAQKVIIGVTSPLWFPIGLVVLVVGVPVLGAIAVKGKLENWNKTRQYNNDKCAFMSKASQEYLNEVVQEQHLRPFVMEQLKEARVCLKQVLDRIPQLIEEDKMLCQQLSNENRSKKEVEDFYTPFLEKSVQIRDGMALFGIKEVRTMDISCDDLEWQDDAPLGSGAFASVYRGKRRIRGENKPVDVAVKVWNEELDEVTAGGFISETEILRKLNCPFIVKFYGAALHKEGEQLKAILVMELCKENLMRHIFRHERNIPGRSSTDTAARDVIGWAKDIANALKYIHRQGIVHRDLKLENILLSQENIAKLADVGVSKEAKAITGTMTGTPLYLAPEVIKSHLYDYKADIYSFGIMLWEMWYGSRPLLDVEGNVPEYFEKVAEGVRPMHVQGSKEPPAGLHDLMKRCWDEKPDNRPDASECYEKLLHLYRESAAPSS; this is translated from the exons ATGAGTACATTGCGAGACATCGACAAGATCGAAAACATCGTGGAGATGGCAAACACAATGGTGTCACTAAAAATTCCGTCCGAAGGGCTGAAAACGTTGGacgaaatgaaagcaaaagtgAAAGAGACACTTCAGTCGTCAGAGAAGAAGTCAAGTTGGACGGCAAAGGAG GCCTTTTCAGTGTTGACAGAGGCAAAGAAAGAAGACGAGAGAAAACGAGCAACCTTGCTCGGTTTCTACGAACGCACAGATGATTGCTTGCAAAGTATGGATGGAAAAGTTCATGCCCTTTTGGAACAGAACATCAAGAACCTCAAGGAAAAAATCGCTTCCCACAAACGAAATCTGCTGAAAAAAGAGTACATTGTTCTTGTTGCAG GTGAAGCAAGTTCAGGAAAGAGCACTTTGCTAAATCTTATCCTTGGAGAGCAGCTTCTTCCTCACTCCGTTCTGAGTACCACATCCGCCATCTGTGAATTAAGATATGGAGATACACCAGAGCTGGTGGTGCACTTTAAAGACAAAGGATCAGGGGATACCTCAAGGACTGTCCACTTAGAAAAGCCAACCGAAGCCTCCGAGCAGAGTTACCTCGATCAGATTTCCCAATTCGTCCACCGAAAGACGAACAGAGAAAAGGGCTCAGATTACGAAAAGATTGAGTTGTTTTGGCCACACGATCTGTTGAAG GAAAATATCGTGATAGTCGACAGTCCAGGAATTGGCGAATCTCCCATCATGGATGACATAGTAAAGGAGTACCTTCCAGAGGCTTTCGCATTTATTTACGTCATCAACAGCGATAACGCCGGAGGAATACAACCAGATAGG TTAGGAAAACTTATCGAACACGCAAGAAGGGTATCTCTTGACGAACAAAGGGAGTCTTCCTCAAACTGTGCTCTATTCGTCTGCAACAAGTGGGACCATATGCCGTCAAAGGAAACTGAGGACGTGAAAAACCATATCGTGACAAAACTCAAAGAGTGCTGGCCTTTTTTAGATCCAGAATCTCAGATCATTTATATGTCAGCAAAAGAAGCCATCGAAGCTCAGAATCTTGGAGTGGTCACGAAagagttttctgaactaatgAATGGTATCAAGTCCATGGTTTTGAAAAGTATTGAAGCAAGACTTCAGATTCAGTGGAG GTGGCTTGACTATCTTCTTGCACGTATGGCCCTTCACACGACAGCGTTCGTTCGTAATTCGTCCGAAGATCGTAAAAAAGTGATAGATAGAATGAAGTTTGTCACTGACCGCCTTCAAAGTATTGAGAGAGAGCAAGATACGGTAGGAAAACAGCTGCAGTTGCACCTCAAAAAGATAACAGACGAAGCTGTTAGTGCACTGTCCACATACCTTAAGTCCTCAGAAGTTATGCAGCAGTTTTCTTCGTGGACATTGGATGAAGTTCCAAAGACTAAAGAAAGCTGGGAAATAACTCAGAATTACATCCAAAATGCGCTGAGGAGGCGACTTCGAGAAAAGATAAAGGAATGGGAAGAAAAGAACCATGTCTTTTCCGATGCTTGCGCCTCTTTGATTCAAAAGTTTCAGGAGAGGTTCCGCTACGTCGAGGGTCAACTTCGAACGCTGGAGGGTTCTGTCCTAGCTGGAGGTGTTACCCGCTCAACAAGTGGCCCATCGGTATCAAATGACTTTAGCGTTGCCCAAAAAGTCATAATCGGGGTCACAAGTCCACTTTGGTTTCCAATTGGTCTGGTTGTCCTAGTGGTCGGTGTCCCGGTACTTGGCGCCATAGCAGTTAAAGGGAAGTTAGAAAACTGGAATAAAACAAGACAATACAACAACGACAAGTGTGCCTTTATGTCGAAAGCTTCCCAAGAATATCTGAATGAAGTAGTTCAAGAACAGCATCTGAGGCCGTTTGTGATGGAACAGCTCAAAGAAGCTCGGGTTTGTCTAAAGCAGGTTTTAGATCGGATCCCTCAGCTCATAGAAGAGGACAAAATGTTGTGTCAACAATTGAGTAATGAGAACCGTTCTAAGAAAGAAGTAGAAGATTTCTACACACCGTTCCTCGAGAAGAGTGTACAAATAAGGGATGGGATGGCCCTATTTGGCATCAAAGAAGTTCGCACCATGGACATCAGTTGCGACGATCTGGAGTGGCAAGACGATGCACCTCTTGGAAGTGGAGCGTTCGCTAGTGTTTATCGAGGAAAACGGAGGATACGAGGAGAGAATAAACCCGTAGATGTTGCTGTGAAAGTGTGGAACGAAGAGCTCGATGAAGTTACCGCTGGTGGCTTCATTTCGGAAACAGAGATACTCAG GAAGCTTAATTGTCCCTTTATTGTAAAGTTCTATGGTGCAGCACTGCATAAGGAAGGGGAGCAGCTGAAAGCAATACTGGTGATGGAGCTCTGTAAGGAAAACTTGATGAGGCACATTTTCCGGCATGAAAGAAATATACCTGGTAGGTCATCAACTGATACAGCTGCGAGAGATGTGATCGGATGGGCAAAAGACATCGCCAATGCTTTGAAATACATTCACAGACAAGGTATCGTTCACAGAGATCTCAAGCTGGAAAATATATTG CTGTCGCAAGAAAATATTGCCAAACTAGCCGATGTCGGTGTTTCTAAAGAAGCCAAAGCGATCACGGGTACCATGACGGGAACTCCTTTGTATCTCGCTCCTGAAGTGATCAAGTCCCATTTGTATGATTACAAAGCAGACATCTACAGCTTCGGCATAATGCTCTGGGAGATGTGGTATGGTAGCAGACCTCTTCTTGATGTGGAAGGAAATGTGCCTGAGTATTTTGAAAAAGTGGCTGAGGGTGTAAGACCTATGCATGTCCAAGGCTCAAAGGAGCCTCCAGCTGGTTTGCATGATCTGATGAAGCGTTGCTGGGACGAAAAACCTGATAATCGACCAGATGCGAGCGAGTGTTATGAGAAGTTGCTTCATCTCTATCGGGAATCTGCCGCACCATCTTCGTAA